One Neosynechococcus sphagnicola sy1 genomic region harbors:
- a CDS encoding class I SAM-dependent methyltransferase, producing MTPSTHPTAEHNWTTYYQAVAGRPPRETLLKALANFDGEASPDRRRLAIDLGCGDGRDTVELLRRGWQVLAIDGEQNAFDRLLDRPDLNHDLLQTQLMRFEALALPPAVDLINASFCLPFCPPAYFPHFWETIVTSLNIGGQFCGQLFGDRDSWTIYPNRTHHTRQQVEELLQPFEVEWLDEEEHLGVTAIGEEKHWHIFHIVARKKA from the coding sequence ATGACTCCATCCACCCATCCCACTGCTGAACACAACTGGACGACGTACTATCAAGCGGTAGCAGGTCGTCCACCCCGTGAAACGTTGCTAAAAGCACTAGCAAATTTCGATGGGGAGGCCTCGCCCGATCGCCGTCGTTTAGCCATTGATTTGGGCTGCGGTGATGGACGCGATACGGTGGAATTGTTGCGTCGAGGCTGGCAGGTCTTAGCCATTGATGGCGAACAGAACGCATTCGATCGTCTGCTCGATCGTCCTGATCTCAATCATGATTTGCTGCAAACTCAACTGATGCGCTTTGAAGCCTTAGCCTTGCCGCCCGCGGTTGATCTCATCAATGCCAGTTTCTGTCTGCCCTTTTGTCCACCCGCATATTTTCCGCATTTTTGGGAAACCATTGTGACCTCGCTCAACATAGGAGGACAGTTCTGTGGGCAATTGTTTGGAGATCGCGATTCCTGGACAATTTATCCCAACCGAACCCATCACACGCGCCAACAGGTTGAAGAGCTTCTACAGCCCTTTGAGGTCGAGTGGTTAGACGAAGAAGAACATCTGGGCGTAACGGCAATCGGCGAGGAAAAACACTGGCACATTTTCCACATCGTCGCTCGTAAAAAAGCCTGA
- the fdxB gene encoding ferredoxin III, nif-specific, translating to MATFTGLTFGGKVWTPKFLQAIDFARCIGCGRCLKTCGRGVMALRALNEDGEFVDDEEDDEIERKVMTIANVENCIGCEACARVCPKNCQTHTELAIA from the coding sequence ATGGCGACATTTACAGGGCTAACATTCGGCGGCAAAGTTTGGACTCCCAAATTTCTGCAAGCGATTGACTTTGCTCGGTGCATCGGCTGCGGCAGATGCCTGAAAACCTGCGGGCGCGGTGTGATGGCATTACGCGCACTGAATGAAGACGGTGAATTTGTTGATGACGAAGAAGATGATGAAATTGAACGCAAGGTGATGACGATCGCCAATGTGGAAAATTGTATTGGCTGCGAAGCCTGTGCCAGAGTTTGTCCTAAAAATTGCCAAACCCATACTGAACTGGCGATCGCCTGA